In one Sporomusa sphaeroides DSM 2875 genomic region, the following are encoded:
- the larA gene encoding nickel-dependent lactate racemase — protein MRESVFEFGYGNGKIAVALPEAKIINNVVGKPCPAIADIPSAVREALRNPIGTPPLKEVVEPGDKVAIVVSDITRAWVKFDQFLPVLLDELNDAGIPDQNIFIVIAPGAHRLNTEEEFVILCGDKVCKRVAVANHDCHNQDQLVYTGKTKNGVDCYINRSVAEADKVILTGGIVHHLMAGFGGGRKAILPGISGFKTIQGNHLFCMNKEVGKGLNPNCISGKLEGNEMNEDMIEQAALAKPDFLLNAVFTPENQFARFVAGHWHEAWLAGTKMVDDIYGVPVTAQADLVVSSAGGFPKDINLYQGVKTIDNAYMATKPGGVVICFMELPDIMEPAEFSNWFNYPTMLEHEMALRANFTIPGFLAYRLLDIARQISLIIVTKQENAGFIRKAGMIPAATAAEALAIAQEKLGREDYTITVMTAAANTVPVVR, from the coding sequence ATGCGTGAATCCGTATTTGAGTTTGGTTACGGCAATGGCAAGATAGCGGTAGCCCTGCCGGAAGCAAAGATCATTAATAATGTTGTGGGCAAGCCATGTCCGGCAATTGCCGATATACCCTCAGCCGTGCGTGAGGCACTCCGTAATCCAATCGGAACGCCGCCGCTTAAGGAAGTGGTAGAGCCTGGCGACAAGGTTGCCATAGTAGTTAGTGACATAACCCGCGCCTGGGTAAAATTTGATCAATTTCTGCCGGTTTTATTAGATGAATTGAACGATGCCGGCATTCCCGACCAAAACATATTTATTGTCATTGCTCCCGGCGCCCACCGTTTGAATACGGAAGAAGAGTTTGTCATATTGTGTGGCGATAAGGTCTGCAAGCGGGTCGCCGTTGCTAACCACGACTGCCATAATCAAGATCAGCTTGTATACACCGGTAAGACCAAAAACGGGGTTGATTGCTATATCAATAGAAGCGTTGCCGAGGCCGACAAGGTGATTTTGACCGGTGGCATTGTTCACCATTTAATGGCCGGTTTCGGCGGCGGACGCAAAGCCATTTTGCCTGGTATTAGCGGTTTTAAGACAATTCAGGGTAATCATCTGTTTTGTATGAATAAAGAAGTGGGCAAAGGTCTTAATCCGAACTGTATTTCCGGTAAGCTGGAAGGCAATGAAATGAATGAGGATATGATTGAGCAGGCGGCTCTGGCTAAACCGGACTTTTTGCTGAATGCCGTATTTACACCGGAGAATCAGTTTGCCAGGTTTGTGGCCGGACACTGGCATGAGGCCTGGCTGGCAGGAACTAAGATGGTAGATGATATCTACGGAGTTCCCGTTACGGCGCAAGCTGATTTGGTTGTTTCCAGTGCAGGCGGTTTTCCCAAGGATATCAATCTATATCAGGGCGTGAAAACAATCGACAATGCCTATATGGCGACTAAGCCGGGAGGTGTTGTAATTTGTTTCATGGAATTGCCGGATATTATGGAGCCGGCCGAATTTAGTAATTGGTTTAACTATCCGACAATGTTAGAGCATGAGATGGCTCTGCGGGCCAACTTTACCATCCCCGGATTTTTGGCTTACAGGCTGCTCGATATAGCTCGCCAAATATCGCTGATCATTGTGACCAAACAGGAGAATGCCGGGTTTATCCGGAAAGCCGGCATGATTCCGGCGGCAACTGCGGCAGAAGCGCTGGCAATAGCGCAAGAAAAGCTTGGACGGGAAGATTACACAATTACGGTAATGACTGCGGCAGCAAATACAGTACCTGTAGTTAGGTGA
- a CDS encoding thiamine pyrophosphate-dependent enzyme, which yields MAEKLFARPQSLLDVSTHYCPGCQHGIIHRLVAEVIDELGIQKKTIGVVPVGCSVLADQYFNIDSQQAAHGRAPAVATGIKRVHPENVVFTYQGDGDIAAIGMAEVVHAAARGEKITTIFVNNAIYGMTGGQMAPTTLVNQVTATSPYGRQLAVAGSPIRLSELLATLDGAKYIARVSVNDPANMTKAKKAIKTAFEVQIRGEGFALVEVLATCPTNWGKTPVEAKTWLKENMLPQFPLGVYKNIEEVKQ from the coding sequence ATGGCGGAGAAGTTGTTTGCTAGACCGCAATCGCTGCTGGATGTATCGACACACTACTGTCCGGGTTGTCAGCATGGTATTATTCATCGTTTAGTTGCAGAAGTGATTGATGAGCTGGGGATACAAAAAAAGACGATCGGTGTTGTACCTGTTGGTTGTTCTGTACTGGCAGATCAATATTTTAACATAGATTCCCAACAGGCAGCACATGGCCGTGCTCCGGCGGTGGCTACCGGTATTAAGCGTGTGCATCCGGAAAATGTAGTGTTTACATACCAGGGAGACGGAGACATCGCCGCCATTGGTATGGCGGAAGTAGTGCATGCCGCTGCGCGGGGTGAAAAGATAACAACAATATTTGTAAACAACGCCATTTATGGTATGACCGGAGGCCAAATGGCGCCGACAACCTTGGTAAACCAAGTAACCGCAACCTCTCCTTACGGACGCCAGCTGGCAGTGGCGGGGTCGCCTATCCGTTTATCCGAACTTTTGGCAACCCTGGACGGAGCTAAATATATAGCCCGTGTTTCGGTTAATGATCCGGCTAATATGACTAAGGCCAAAAAAGCCATTAAAACCGCTTTCGAAGTTCAGATTCGCGGTGAAGGTTTTGCCTTAGTGGAAGTATTGGCTACCTGCCCGACAAATTGGGGCAAGACGCCGGTAGAGGCCAAAACCTGGTTAAAAGAAAACATGCTGCCGCAATTCCCGCTTGGCGTTTATAAAAATATTGAGGAGGTGAAACAATGA
- a CDS encoding 4Fe-4S dicluster domain-containing protein — translation MPKPTFREEKCKGCELCLDVCPKNIIVMSPDFNAKGYHPATCPDADECVGCALCAKACPDVVIEIYE, via the coding sequence ATGCCAAAACCAACTTTTCGTGAGGAAAAATGTAAAGGTTGCGAGTTATGTTTGGATGTGTGCCCAAAAAACATTATTGTAATGTCTCCTGATTTTAATGCTAAGGGCTATCATCCCGCAACTTGCCCTGATGCTGACGAATGTGTGGGTTGCGCCTTGTGTGCCAAGGCTTGTCCGGATGTAGTAATCGAAATCTACGAATGA
- a CDS encoding sodium:solute symporter family transporter: MSNINKGQQLTGLPSAEPGGRKPMTMGWGVGLSMGAAWFATHCGGGFATGNQEVNFYVRFGWYSIILPIFAMIILGWCHRNALVLAKDHKAYNYKAYADVLFHPYEKYFGLVFEFGNLMLIACAVSTAIAGAGSLLQSTIGLNYGIGITAVGFVTLVLTIFGGQLVIKALNFKAYFLVPTLGLLAYLGIESGALQWKNFLATQESFGTSFGEAFWLMLIYIGFQSFTIMPMLSAAQGIKSTKECNWFMVFGTLFNGVFLLLVCIMLLGFAPGSLKQTLPVYYVTTQLGIDWLKVLYSVILFVALLGSGVALTFAAVARFESVIKPAGMFASLQMRRVFVSFITIAICTGISIFGLTNIVVKGYGSVGYIGLFFVIIPELIVGTIKIRNNARKRKEMGIDEEAL, from the coding sequence ATGAGTAATATCAATAAAGGGCAGCAACTGACCGGTTTGCCAAGTGCAGAGCCAGGCGGGAGAAAACCGATGACAATGGGGTGGGGAGTCGGGCTTTCCATGGGAGCGGCCTGGTTTGCCACTCATTGCGGCGGGGGATTTGCCACAGGCAACCAGGAAGTTAATTTTTATGTCAGGTTTGGCTGGTATTCGATTATCCTGCCAATATTTGCGATGATTATTCTGGGCTGGTGTCACCGGAATGCCCTCGTATTGGCCAAGGATCATAAGGCGTACAACTATAAAGCCTATGCCGATGTTCTGTTTCATCCCTATGAAAAATATTTTGGTCTTGTATTTGAGTTCGGGAATCTTATGCTGATTGCCTGTGCTGTGAGTACGGCGATAGCGGGCGCAGGTTCCCTGCTCCAGAGCACCATTGGACTTAATTACGGTATCGGTATCACGGCGGTAGGATTTGTCACCTTAGTCTTAACCATCTTCGGCGGCCAACTGGTTATTAAGGCCTTAAACTTTAAGGCGTATTTCCTGGTTCCCACTCTCGGTCTTTTAGCCTATCTGGGCATTGAGTCCGGTGCGCTCCAATGGAAGAATTTTCTTGCTACCCAGGAAAGTTTCGGGACCAGCTTCGGGGAAGCCTTTTGGCTTATGCTGATCTATATCGGGTTCCAGTCCTTTACCATTATGCCCATGCTGTCGGCAGCGCAAGGTATTAAGAGCACCAAGGAATGCAACTGGTTCATGGTCTTTGGCACCCTGTTCAACGGCGTATTTTTGCTGCTTGTCTGCATCATGCTGTTGGGGTTTGCGCCCGGTTCTCTGAAACAGACCTTGCCGGTATATTATGTTACTACTCAATTGGGTATAGACTGGCTGAAGGTGCTGTACAGCGTCATTTTGTTCGTGGCTCTCTTAGGCAGTGGGGTAGCGCTGACCTTTGCCGCCGTTGCCCGGTTTGAATCAGTGATAAAGCCTGCCGGCATGTTTGCAAGCCTCCAGATGCGAAGAGTTTTTGTTTCGTTTATCACCATCGCTATCTGTACCGGTATATCGATTTTCGGCCTGACCAATATTGTTGTAAAAGGTTATGGCTCGGTTGGTTATATCGGCCTGTTCTTCGTAATTATCCCAGAGCTTATCGTCGGTACCATCAAGATCAGGAATAACGCCAGAAAGCGCAAAGAAATGGGCATTGACGAAGAAGCGCTGTAA
- a CDS encoding 3-methyl-2-oxobutanoate dehydrogenase subunit VorB, translated as MAEKVLMKGNEAIGEAAVIAGCRYYFGYPITPQSELIEYMAKRLPQVNGVFLQAESEVAAINMVYGAAGAGARVMTSSSSPGVSLKQEGISYIAAGELPCVIVNIMRGGPGLGGIQPGQADYFQATKGGGHGDYHCIVVAPNSVQEMAELTVLAFNLADQYRNPVMLLGDGALGQMMEPVDFHNLPVIPVEKPWATTGMGERDKPNIIDTLRLNPEALEAVNDALQKKYALLQEQEVRWEETFTEDAELVLVAYGISSRVAYSAMEMARAQGYKVGLFRPITLWPFPKAALLKAVDKAAAVLTIELSAGQMVEDVSLAIRCSRPVHFYGRTGGMMMSPQDVYQQIVEIFETKGGK; from the coding sequence ATGGCAGAGAAGGTATTGATGAAAGGTAACGAAGCTATCGGTGAGGCCGCTGTTATTGCCGGTTGCAGGTATTATTTTGGTTATCCTATCACCCCGCAGTCTGAGCTAATCGAATACATGGCTAAACGCTTGCCGCAGGTAAACGGTGTATTTCTCCAGGCGGAAAGTGAAGTAGCTGCCATTAATATGGTTTATGGTGCAGCAGGTGCCGGCGCGAGAGTAATGACTTCTTCTTCAAGCCCGGGCGTAAGCCTTAAGCAAGAAGGTATTTCCTATATTGCTGCCGGTGAATTACCCTGCGTAATTGTAAACATCATGCGAGGCGGCCCGGGTCTTGGCGGCATACAGCCTGGTCAGGCAGACTACTTTCAGGCGACTAAAGGCGGCGGTCATGGTGATTATCACTGTATTGTGGTTGCACCAAACAGTGTTCAGGAAATGGCAGAATTGACTGTGCTCGCGTTTAACCTTGCCGATCAATATCGAAATCCGGTAATGCTTTTAGGCGACGGTGCTCTTGGTCAAATGATGGAACCTGTTGATTTTCATAATCTGCCGGTAATCCCGGTGGAAAAGCCGTGGGCGACAACCGGCATGGGTGAGCGGGACAAACCTAATATAATAGATACGCTTCGTCTTAACCCTGAGGCATTGGAAGCGGTAAACGACGCGCTGCAAAAAAAATACGCACTGCTTCAGGAACAGGAAGTGCGCTGGGAAGAAACCTTCACCGAAGATGCCGAGTTAGTGCTGGTGGCTTATGGAATATCGTCGCGTGTTGCGTATTCAGCGATGGAAATGGCAAGAGCACAGGGCTATAAAGTGGGTCTGTTCCGGCCGATTACCTTGTGGCCTTTTCCGAAGGCGGCGTTGTTAAAGGCGGTTGATAAAGCGGCTGCTGTTTTAACAATAGAGCTTAGTGCCGGGCAGATGGTTGAAGATGTTAGCCTGGCTATCCGATGCTCCAGGCCGGTTCACTTTTATGGCCGCACCGGCGGTATGATGATGAGCCCGCAGGATGTTTACCAACAAATAGTGGAAATATTTGAAACAAAAGGGGGCAAATAA
- a CDS encoding metallophosphoesterase family protein — protein MRIGVISDTHGDIAALRQVIAAAGPVDHWLHAGDYFQDGWKLAELTGLPVTVVAGNCDRTTAVPVDAYAELAGKTIWLTHGHRYNVKYGMQELVWWGAQYGADIVVFGHTHVPYSGWHDGRLLFNPGSPGAPRGGSRPGYGILHIQENGVIEEHIMEL, from the coding sequence ATGAGAATCGGCGTTATCAGTGACACCCATGGCGATATAGCCGCACTCCGGCAGGTAATTGCCGCCGCCGGTCCGGTTGATCATTGGCTCCATGCCGGCGACTACTTTCAGGATGGCTGGAAACTGGCAGAACTGACCGGCTTGCCGGTAACGGTGGTGGCGGGAAACTGTGACAGGACGACGGCTGTGCCTGTGGATGCCTATGCGGAATTGGCCGGTAAAACTATTTGGCTGACCCATGGCCACCGCTATAATGTGAAGTATGGCATGCAGGAGCTTGTCTGGTGGGGGGCCCAATATGGCGCTGATATCGTGGTTTTCGGTCATACGCATGTTCCCTATAGCGGCTGGCATGACGGACGGCTGCTGTTTAATCCGGGCAGCCCGGGAGCGCCCCGGGGCGGTTCCAGGCCGGGCTACGGAATCTTGCATATTCAGGAAAATGGTGTAATTGAAGAACATATTATGGAATTATAA
- a CDS encoding 2-oxoacid:acceptor oxidoreductase family protein, which translates to MRHEIVMSGFGGQGVMVMGQLLTYAGMLENKNVSWMPSYGPEMRGGTANCSVIITDGSVGAPIVTKPATAVIMNLPSLDKFESAMAVDGAMIINSSLVSKEVERQDIKSYLVPINEIANELGNIKMINMVALGALLAATAVVAKESLMDAFAKKFAAKPGMIPANQAALTKGYDYVMQLKTKQ; encoded by the coding sequence ATGAGACACGAAATTGTCATGTCAGGCTTTGGCGGTCAAGGGGTTATGGTTATGGGACAATTGTTGACCTATGCGGGAATGCTTGAAAACAAGAATGTATCATGGATGCCGTCTTACGGTCCTGAGATGCGCGGCGGCACCGCTAACTGCTCTGTCATCATTACCGACGGGTCTGTGGGGGCGCCGATTGTTACCAAGCCGGCAACTGCCGTAATCATGAACTTGCCGTCACTGGATAAGTTCGAGTCAGCCATGGCGGTTGATGGAGCGATGATTATTAATAGTTCTCTTGTCAGTAAGGAGGTGGAGCGCCAGGATATCAAGAGCTACCTTGTACCCATCAATGAAATTGCTAATGAGTTAGGTAACATCAAGATGATCAATATGGTGGCATTAGGGGCATTGCTGGCTGCTACCGCTGTGGTAGCCAAAGAATCTCTTATGGATGCTTTTGCCAAGAAATTTGCCGCGAAGCCCGGAATGATACCGGCAAATCAAGCGGCGCTAACCAAAGGGTATGATTATGTGATGCAGCTTAAAACCAAGCAGTAG
- a CDS encoding XTP/dITP diphosphatase has protein sequence MQESMIEIIVASKNAGKIAEFKEALRELPYKVSSLADLGSYPEAPEEGVTFAENACAKASFYARLTGKLCLADDSGLEVDYLQGAPGVYSARYAGEHAGDEDNNKKLLAHLIGVPDEKRQARFRCVLALAKPEQVLLTAEGTVDGVILSKPRGGKGFGYDPLFLVPEFGRTLAEMSSAEKNNISHRGRAIQALVKQLAALEHENRRYQ, from the coding sequence CTCCAAAAATGCCGGCAAAATTGCCGAATTTAAAGAGGCGTTACGCGAACTGCCCTATAAGGTTAGTTCATTGGCCGACCTGGGGAGCTATCCGGAAGCACCGGAAGAGGGTGTGACCTTTGCCGAGAACGCCTGCGCTAAAGCCAGCTTTTACGCGCGGCTGACAGGCAAGCTTTGCCTGGCCGATGACTCCGGGTTAGAGGTGGATTATCTGCAGGGAGCGCCGGGCGTGTATTCGGCCAGATATGCGGGCGAACACGCCGGTGATGAAGATAATAACAAAAAGTTATTGGCCCATTTAATTGGTGTACCTGATGAAAAACGGCAGGCAAGATTTCGTTGTGTGCTTGCTCTGGCTAAGCCGGAGCAAGTGCTGCTCACCGCGGAAGGGACAGTGGACGGGGTTATTCTCTCCAAGCCGCGCGGGGGTAAGGGTTTTGGTTATGATCCGCTGTTTTTGGTGCCGGAGTTTGGCCGCACACTGGCAGAAATGTCATCAGCGGAAAAAAACAATATCAGCCATCGCGGCCGCGCGATACAAGCATTAGTGAAGCAACTGGCGGCGCTTGAACATGAGAATCGGCGTTATCAGTGA